A region from the Gallus gallus isolate bGalGal1 chromosome 25, bGalGal1.mat.broiler.GRCg7b, whole genome shotgun sequence genome encodes:
- the NUP210L gene encoding nuclear pore membrane glycoprotein 210-like isoform X6 yields MRRARRFSLLALVLFVVVPSCAFKLNVPKVLLPFSQEMRVPFVLEAEGGCYSWHSMHYNVVAVEPLYENGAACSQKALLSPQSTQPTKLSSAVIAEEHVTGHVLRCDVMVDVIDSIEVLSRTREIYVEDSPLELAVRALDVKGNTFSSLSGMAFEWSVAKDEDVDSVELSDKIRILKYSEADYSPPDHIVELERAEKQGDRILVSGITTGAAVVKVRIHESTYKKVAAAVVRLLVLENIVLIPAHDVHLLVGAFIKYRVAKVVQGKITELEYPLEHYELELRDQVAAPGGSELLPVANLEGKTAAVRAVQLGQSSLVVVHRNVHMRAASGLPNCTIYVVEAGFLGFSVYPGDRWVLEVQREYAITVEVYDRDSTKVYLSDNLRITHSFSKEYFEELTSSPNGSYHVVRVLKDGTTGIRAELVSVLQQGGSGPSFPTVISREQEVKMYHPIRLSRPLLAFPWHPTEVLYQYRLQVEGGSGNFSWISSNQTVATVTIKGAVSGGLARGHCTVQARDAQNPFHYAEIQVFVEPLAKLELMPLRADVEVGHTLAAPLQAYFTHRETRQYTAFTDCSLLPLEISMEKRGVFVLAEGGNRKPDWTFCSSLQIEARSVGHTLLTVSVNVHEQYLETSAMFAAYEPLKAVNPVEMALVTWKAAKEIVFEGGPGPWVLEPSRFFSELTVEHKDKIEVVQIRLPTQRKVNQYVYRAVCLELGEQVLTFRAGNRAGLLNPAPAVEAAMVTFICASPASMSMSPVYGALRAVPPCLLPQHSKQLIPISSRRSTVLELAVFDGQQRKFDNFSSLVLQWKSSNRSLAHFSDSGATRMVLKDDGSGQTRLHGHQLLEVHQIKGTVRVEVSFVKYRTGGGPQAASGLFTSVEFLLVEDVMVLPDNVTVYNHPAVKELFSLVEGSGYFLVNSSKEGIVNMRYLEADSAIEVTPLQPGFLSLGIHDSCLASLAPVAAHVRVSDMHEVEVDLSEKAEIGRSILATVRVLGFQRLPLQSKYFKYMKLQLQAASPIVTLVQVEEVGEYSQLHTLHAVAVGQTTLVATAWDKMGRKITSAPRKIEVFPPFKLIPRKITLIPHNVMQVMSEGGPQPQSIVHFSVTNCSVAEVSCLGHITAKAVGTTTIQGTIQVVSEDTGRVTVFSQDQVELEVIPLKAVRIHVPSTRLITGTEMPVFVVGLNNMLTPFSFSNANPELSFQWSVSKRDVLELLPRHRKVSIQLPAQNNVAMVVYTRAAGRTSIRVKVQCLNASAGQFEGNVTELTDEIQVLVFEKLFVFSPLFSTEQILMSTNSQLKLYTNREGAAFVSFQILQCYPNSSVLEERDQGLLRAGPITGIAALEVTSLELFGVNQTIVTSIQVAPISYLRISVSPQIYTTGGVSLAAFPLGMSLLITVEFYNSIGEKFHAQHAQLHLSVNRDDLLLIRPANKNHSYVAQAVSRGVTLLTVQDRKRPGVVDYIPVPVECAIQPELPRALAVGDVVCFSSPLVSQEGLSQWLITVTSPDWSEKLFNKRSQFVCVPRSHCHEQWERNPPRLLQLRSGECHRTAPGPAVPPAVPPEVQQHHGGRSSWGRLPCEPRVQHPGRSLCLCNHC; encoded by the exons ATGAGGCGGGCTCGGCGCTTTTCCCTTCTCGCCCTCGTGCTGTTCGTCGTGGTGCCTTCTTGTGCCTTTAAGCTTAACGTGCCCAAAGTGTTGCTGCCCTTCAGCCAGGAGATGAGGGTGCCTTTCGTGCTGGAGGCTGAAGGGGGCTGTTACTCCTG GCATTCCATGCATTACAACGTTGTCGCAGTGGAGCCCCTTTATGAGAATGGTGCTGCATGCTCCCAGAAAGCCCTGCTGTCTCCTCAGTCCACACAGcccaccaagctgagcagtgctgtgataGCTGAGGAACACG TCACTGGCCACGTGCTCCGCTGTGATGTGATGGTTGATGTGATCGACAGCATTGAAGTTCTCTCCCGAACCCGGGAGATCTACGTGGAGGATTCTCCCCTCGAGTTGGCAGTGAGAGCCCTGGATGTCAAAG GGAACACGTTCAGTAGCTTGTCAGGAATGGCTTTTGAGTGGAGCGTCGCAAAGGATGAGGATGTGGACAGTGTAGAATTGTCAGACAAAATAAG GATTTTAAAATACTCAGAAGCTGACTATTCCCCACCAGACCACATTGTTGAGCTGGAAAGGGCAGAAAAACAAGGGGACAGGATCCTGGTGTCAGGAATCACGACTGGTGCAGCGGTTGTAAAAGTCCGAATACACGAATCGACCTACAAG AAAGTGGCCGCTGCAGTGGTACGCCTGCTGGTTCTGGAGAACATAGTGCTGATCCCTGCTCACGATGTTCACCTCTTGGTTGGAGCATTTATAAAATACAGAGTTGCCAAAGTTGTACAGGGGAAGATTACAG AGCTGGAATATCCTCTCGAGCATTACGAGCTGGAGCTTCGGGATCAGGTCGCTGCTCCCGGTGGCTCTGAGCTCCTGCCTGTGGCCAACCTGGAGGGGAAGACTGCCGCCGTGCgagctgtgcagctggggcagagcagcctgGTTGTGGTCCACAGAA ACGTTCACATGCGAGCTGCATCTGGGCTGCCTAACTGCACCATCTATGTGGTAGAAGCTGGATTTTTAG GTTTCAGTGTCTATCCGGGAGACAGATGGGTGCTGGAAGTGCAGCGGGAGTATGCCATCACTGTTGAGGTTTATGACAGAGACAGCACTAAGGTTTATTTATCTGAT AACCTCAGAATAACTCACAGCTTTTCTAAGGAGTATTTTGAGGAGCTGACTTCGTCTCCTAACGGGTCTTACCACGTAGTTCGAGTCCTAAAGGATGGCACCACAGGGATAAGAGCCGAGCTGGTTTCTGTCCTTCAGCAG GGTGGCTCTGGGCCTTCCTTCCCCACAGTGATCAGCCGTGAGCAGGAGGTGAAGATGTACCACCCCATAAGGCTGTCCCGTCCTCTCCTTGCGTTCCCGTGGCATCCCACAGAAGTGCTGTATCAGTACCGACTCCAG GTGGAAGGAGGCAGTGGCAATTTCTCCTGGATTTCTTCCAATCAAACTGTGGCCACAGTCACCATAAAAGGAGCGGTGAGCGGAGGCCTGGCCCGGGGGCACTGCACAGTTCAGGCCAGAGATGCACAGAACCCCTTTCATTACGCAGAAATACAG GTGTTTGTGGAACCTCTGGCAAAGCTGGAACTGATGCCGCTGCGCGCAGACGTGGAGGTGGGGCACACTCTGGCGGCTCCTCTCCAGGCGTACTTCACACACAGGGAGACGAGGCAGTACACTGCTTTCACTGACTGTTCCCTCTTACCTTTGGAGATAAGCATGGAAAAGAGGGGAGTGTTTGTCCTTGCAGAAGGAG GTAATCGGAAGCCTGATTGGACATTCTGCTCCAGCCTCCAAATAGAAGCAAGGTCTGTGGGACACACGTTGCTGACAGTGAGCGTTAATGTCCACGAGCAGTACTTGGAAACAAGTGCAATGTTTGCTGCTTATGAACCTCTCAAG GCTGTCAATCCGGTGGAGATGGCTTTGGTGACCTGGAAGGCAGCGAAGGAGATTGTTTTTGAAGGTGGCCCAGGGCCCTGGGTTTTGGAACCGTCTCGTTTCTTTTCGGAACTGACTGTGGAGCATAAAGATAAAATTGAGGTCGTACAAATCCGACTGCCAACCCAAAGGAAAGTGAACCAGTATGTGTACCGGGCTGTGTGCCTGGAGCTGGGGGAGCAG gtgctcaCATTCCGTGCAGGGAACCGGGCTGGGCTGCTGAACCCCGCTCCTGCCGTGGAGGCAGCCATGGTGACGTTCATCTGTGCTTCTCCTGCCAGCATGTCCATGAGCCCGGTGTACGGAGCGCTCCGTGCTGTTCCACCTTGTCTGttgccacagcacagcaaacagctg ATCCCCATTTCCAGCCGGAGGAGCACAGTGTTGGAGCTGGCGGTGTTCGATGGGCAGCAGCGCAAGTTTGACAACTTCAGCtctctggtgctgcagtggaagTCATCCAACAGGAGCCTGGCACACTTCTCTGACTCCGGAGCCACGAGGATGGTGCTGAAGGACGATGGCAGCGGGCAGACCCGGCTGCACG GACATCAGCTTCTAGAAGTGCATCAGATCAAAGGAACTGTTCGTGTTGAAGTCAGCTTTGTAAAGTACAGAACCGGTGGTGGCCCGCAG GCAGCGTCTGGCTTATTTACCTCTGTGGAGTTCCTACTGGTTGAGGACGTGATGGTTTTGCCTGATAATGTCACTGTATATAACCACCCTGCTGTAAAG GAGCTGTTCAGTCTTGTGGAAGGTTCTGGATACTTCCTGGTCAACAGCAGCAAGGAGGGAATAGTGAACATGAGATACTTGGAGGCAGACAGTGCCATTGAG GTCACCCCTTTGCAGCCCGGATTTTTAAGCCTGGGTATCCATGATTCCTGTTTGGCCTCGTTGGCACCGGTTGCAGCCCACGTGCGCGTGTCTGACATGCACGAGGTGGAGGTGGATCTCAGTGAAAAG GCTGAGATTGGCAGGTCCATTCTGGCCACTGTTCGAGTACTGGGTTTTCAGCGACTTCCCCTGCAGAGTAAATACTTCAAGTACATGAAGCTGCAGCTGCAAGCAGCATCACCTATTGTTACCCTTGT GCAAGTAGAGGAAGTGGGAGAATATTCCCAGTTGCACACACTTCATGCTGTCGCCGTGGGCCAGACCACTTTGGTAGCTACAGCCTGGGACAAGATGGGCAGAAAGATCACTTCTGCTCCTCGTAAAATTGAG gTCTTTCCTCCATTTAAGCTGATCCCGAGGAAAATCACTCTTATTCCACACAATGTGATGCAG GTGATGTCTGAAGGTGGTCCCCAGCCACAATCCATCGTCCACTTCTCTGTCACCAACTGCTCTGTCGCTGAGGTCAGCTGCCTTGGACACATAACAGCAAAGGCAGTGGGAACAACCACCATCCAGGGCACCATTCAGGTGGTTAGTGAAGACACGGGAAGAGTAACTGTGTTTTCACAG GATCAAGTGGAGCTAGAAGTGATCCCGTTAAAAGCAGTAAGAATTCATGTACCCTCCACAAGGCTGATCACAGGCACTGAG ATGCCAGTCTTCGTGGTGGGGCTGAACAACATGCTGActcccttttccttcagtaacGCTAACCCAGAGCTGAGTTTCCAGTGGTCAGTGAGCAAAAGAGATGTCCTAGAGCTGCTTCCTCGACACAGGAAG GTTTCCATTCAGCTCCCGGCACAGAACAACGTTGCTATGGTCGTGTACACGAGGGCAGCAGGTAGAACAAGCATCAGGGTGAAGGTGCAGTGCCTGAATGCATCTGCTGGGCAGTTTGAAGGGAACGTGACTGAGCTGACAGATGAAATACAGGTCCTG GTctttgaaaagctgtttgtCTTCTCTCCCTTGTTTTCCACTGAGCAAATTTTAATGTCCACGAATTCTCAACTCAAGCTGTACACAAACAG GGAAGGGGCTGCGTTTGTCAGCTTCCAGATCTTGCAGTGTTACCCCAACTCCTCAGTCCTCGAGGAGCGTGATCAGGGTCTCCTGAGGGCCGGGCCCATCACAGGCATCGCAGCACTGGAGGTGACCTCCCTGGAGCTCTTTGGAGTCAATCAGACGATCGTAACGAGTATCCAG GTTGCACCCATTTCCTATTTAAGGATAAGCGTTAGTCCCCAAATCTATACCACCGGTGGCGTTTCCTTGGCTGCATTCCCCCTGGGAATGTCTTTACTCATTACAGTCGAGTTCTACAACAGCATCGGGGAGAAGTTCCATGCCCAGCATGCCCAGCTGCACTTGTCTGTGAACAG agatgATTTGCTGCTCATTAGACCTGCAAATAAGAATCACAGCTACGTTGCTCAGGCTGTGAGCAGAGGAGTGACGCTCTTGACTGTCCAGGATAGGAAGCGTCCAGGCGTGGTGGACTACATCCCTGTGCCTGTGGAGTGTGCCATCCAGccagagctgcccagggcccttGCAGTAGGAGATGTTGTCTGTTTCAGCTCACCCCTTGTCAGCCAGGAAG GTCTCAGTCAATGGCTCATCACGGTTACATCTCCGGACTGGTCAGAAAAGCTATTTAACAAACGCTCCCAATTCGTCTGCGTTCCACGTTCTCATTGCCACGAGCAGTGGGAGAGAAACCCTCCAAG gcTCCTGCAGCTCCGCTCAGGTGAGTGCCATCGCACAGCGCCTGGTCCCGCAGTCCCGCCTGCAGTGCCACCTGAAGTTCAGCAGCACCACGGTGGGCGTTCCAGCTGGGGACGTCTTCCTTGTGAGCCCAGAGTTCAGCACCCAGGAAG GTCTCTATGTCTGTGTAATCACTGCTAA